The following are encoded in a window of Glandiceps talaboti chromosome 5, keGlaTala1.1, whole genome shotgun sequence genomic DNA:
- the LOC144434909 gene encoding exportin-6-like isoform X2: MYSIMASEDESNLKALEALMTEFFAPSTTNERKREIEELLNNFSAQSGAWQHCFYFLAHTGNEYVMMYCLTVFENVINRTWIGVPMQDKLEIRNNLSKLLLSHHKTVPAFVRNKLVKVLVDIGRLDWPHYYPDFFTEIFHLIQQPSTQALGLIVLQTTSEELACPREDLSVARKEELHSLLLQQVPTILSLLTGTLESVLDKHRQLVTTATPPPSPTHGDSDSNSPTSHKSFAMFSTSPLQSGNILNSMFQSGSSKMNMAPLPPLDQDSEQLSGLALNCLNHLFSWIPLSTNITPSLLTTIFQFASFGCDINTVQNNPASASRRSSFSKTGSSTLGVLAMCCINEIMSKNCVPAEFEEFLLRMFQQTFQLLQRLTKDTTAQSVGNKLAELDESYVEKFTEFLRLFVSVHLRRFEGNSQFPLLELLALLFKYTFKQPTHEGFFACLDIWTVFIEYLLNENRSRTTEKEDRINRYKDALVSLMSEILRKLQFRYNQSQLEEMDDDTLDDDCETEWQHFLRQCVEVIARVAELLPSEAFSLMYPPFHEYSDVYLGLQMHVVDAVGGGKRINITAENECRRLHCTLRDLSSLLQALGRHADHFIADKFADRIQDAMSLVDRLCQVAIYGSNMKLYEMQTPIPTVLRPDFIEVHAQALAALQAFNQWIAQFYLEIQRQGKEQDQFVTMVTTMVEALTQLLGKGVPDKITLSAAHLFLSIATSIRPAFLIQLPNVQKLFNDVSGGSLTTLPTEIQMLVCRALSNILILPWPNIAEADQQWGPRSANHMNYIKRLTDQYRSIKTAPHFSEDKRLQEQAKPCIKKTLAILIDLVESVSGEVTKTKQICYSSLQDSIQFTISIFPLYIRQPDVVEEILSFFLAVFQSLRVQMGVSFTEQAIQTFMNFFTREQLADTILNDGSTGCRIVEKFLRILQILVQEPGSASKRFLPSIITLCMDQIYPIIAERSSPDIKCVLFELLHLLLLYNWRYFFRTSILDSLQSGNENMENQPQFIAIMQAFGQSFLQPDIAIFKQNLEALETLNAKWKLYYKKFFRELMLLQFLNVLLQVLVHKSHDLLQEEIMITIYNMASVDFDAFYSNFLHQFLSSCDSLNDSQKTILGSNFSIDKDLPSFTQSLRRLVNDLRYYRICNSALPEGSVKL, encoded by the exons ATGTACAGCATTATG GCTTCTGAAGATGAGTCTAATCTGAAAGCCTTAGAGGCTTTGATGACAGAGTTCTTTGCACCATCGACTACAAATGAAAGGAAACGAGAGATTG AGGAGCTACTGAATAATTTTAGTGCTCAGAGTGGAGCATGGCAGCACTGTTTTTATTTCCTGGCTCATACTGGCAATGAGTATGTTATGATGTATTGTTTGACAGTGTTTGAG AATGTTATTAACAGAACCTGGATAGGAGTTCCAATGCAAGACAAGTTAGAAATCCGAAACAACTTGTCAAAGTTGCTTTTGTCTCATCATAAAACAGTACCTGCCTTTGTGAGGAATAAATTAGTGAAAGTACTGGTGGACATTGGAAGACTGGACTGGCCACATTATTATCCTGATTtctttactgaaatatttcat TTAATTCAACAACCAAGTACACAAGCGTTAGGTTTGATAGTATTACAGACAACGTCAGAAGAATTGGCTTGTCCAAGAGAAGACCTTAGTGTGGCCAGGAAAGAGGAGCTGCATTCTTTGTTGTTACAGCAAGTACCAACTATACTCAGTTTACTCACAG GTACCCTTGAATCTGTATTAGATAAACACCGTCAGCTGGTAACAACTGCAACACCCCCACCCTCACCTACTCATGGAGACTCTGACTCTAATAGTCCTACAAGTCACAAGTCATTTGCAATGTTCAGTACATCGCCATTACAGTCAGGCAA TATACTTAACAGCATGTTTCAGTCAGGAAGCAGTAAAATGAACATGGCACCACTTCCTCCACTAGATCAAGATAGTGAACAACTGAGTGGCTTGGCACTGAACTGTTTAAATCATCTGTTTAGTTGGATTCCATTATCTACAAATATTACACCATCACTCCTGacaacaatatttcaatttgcaAGTTTTGGTTGCGATATCAATACGGTACAGAACAATCCAGCTTCGGCTAGCAGACGTTCTAGTTTTAGCAAAACGGGTAGTTCAACGTTAGGGGTGTTAGCTATGTGCTGTATCAATGAAATCATGTCTAAGAACTGTGTCCCAGCTGAATTTGAGGAGTTTCTGCTACGGATGTTTCAACAGACATTTCAATTACTACAGAGATTAACTAAGGATACAACAGCCCAGTCTGTTGGTAATAAACTAGCTGAATTAGATGAAAG CTACGTTGAAAAGTTTACAGAATTTTTACGGTTATTTGTGAGTGTGCACTTGAGAAGATTTGAGGGAAATTCTCAGTTTCCTCTTTTAGAATTACTGGCTTTACTCTTCaagtacacattcaaacag CCAACACATGAAGGTTTCTTTGCCTGTCTGGATATATGGACAGTGTTTATTGAGTATTTACTGAATGAAAACAGGTCAAGAACAACGGAGAAAGAAGACAGAATTAACAG GTACAAGGATGCACTGGTTAGTTTAATGAGTGAAATTCTACGGAAGTTACAATTCAGGTATAACCAATCACAGTTGGAAGAAATGGATGACGACACACTTGATGATGAT tGTGAAACAGAGTGGCAGCATTTCTTAAGACAGTGTGTGGAGGTGATAGCAAGGGTAGCCGAACTCTTACCAAGTGAAGCATTCAGTTTGATG TATCCACCATTTCATGAATACTCGGATGTCTATTTAGGTCTTCAAATGCATGTTGTTGATGCTGTTGGTGGGG GTAAAAGAATCAATATCACAGCTGAAAACGAGTGTCGTAGGTTGCATTGTACATTACGAGATTTGTCTTCCCTGCTGCAAGCATTGGGTCGTCATGCCGACCATTTCATAGCTGACAAGTTTGCAGACAGAATACAAGATGCCATGTCATTGGTTGACAG GCTATGTCAAGTTGCTATCTATGGCTCCAACATGAAACTTTATGAAATGCAAACACCAATACCAACTGTACTAAGACCAGATTTCATTGAAGT ACATGCCCAGGCACTGGCTGCACTCCAGGCTTTCAATCAGTGGATAGCTCAGTTTTATCTAGAGATACAAAGACAAGGAAAGGAGCAAGATcaatttgttaccatggttaccacaATGGTAGAAGCACTTACACAGCTTCTTGGCAAAGGG GTCCCTGACAAAATAACCCTGTCAGCTGCACATCTCTTCCTATCCATAGCAACCAGTATACGACCAGCATTCCTCATTCAACTACCCAATGTACAGAAACTATTCAATGATGTCAGTGGTGGTTCACTCACAACTTTACCAACAGAG ATCCAGATGTTAGTATGTAGGGCACTATCCAACATTCTGATACTACCCTGGCCTAATATAGCAGAGGCAGACCAACAGTGGGGTCCTAGATCAGCCAATCATATGAATTATATCAAAAGATTGACAGATCAGTACAGGTCTATAAAGACAGCCCCTCATTTCAGTGAAGATAAACGATTGCAGGAACAAG CCAAACCTTGCATAAAGAAGACCTTAGCCATTCTGATAGACCTGGTGGAATCAGTCAGTGGTGAAGTGACAAAGACCAAACAGATCTGTTACAGCTCCTTACAAGACTCCATTCAGTTTACTATATCAATATTTCCACTCTACATCAGGCAACCAG atgTTGTTGAAGAAATCTTGAGTTTTTTCCTGGCTGTGTTTCAGTCTCTGAGAGTTCAAATGGGTGTATCTTTTACAGAACAAGCCATACAGACATTTATGAATTTTTTCACAAG AGAACAGCTAGCAGACACAATATTAAATGATGGAAGTACAGGATGCCGGATTGTGGAAAA gTTCTTGAGAATTTTGCAGATTTTAGTTCAGGAGCCGGGTTCTGCCAGTAAAAGATTTCTACCCAGCATAATTACCCTGTGTATGGACCAAATCTATCCCATCATAGCAGAG CGTTCTTCACCAGACATCAAGTGTGTGTTGTTTGAATTACTACATTTATTACTACTGTATAATTGGAGGTATTTCTTCAGGACTTCAATACTTGATAGCCTTCAGTCTGGCAATGAAAACATGGAGAATCAACCACAGTTTATTGCCATCATGCAG GCCTTTGGACAGTCATTCCTACAGCCAGATATTGCAATATTTAAGCAGAACCTGGAAGCTTTAGAAACTCTGAATGCTAAGTGGAAACTGTATTACAAG aaattttttCGTGAGTTGATGCTGCTACAATTCTTGAACGTCCTTCTACAAGTACTAGTACATAAATCTCACGATTTGCTCCAAGAGGAAATCATGATTACTATTTACAATATGGCATCCGTTGACTTTGATGCTTTCTATAGCAACTTCCTTCATCAGTTCCTGTCATCGTGTGATAGTTTAAATGACAGTCAGAAAACTATCTTGGGATCAAACTTTAGCATTGACAAG gACTTACCTTCATTCACACAGAGTTTGAGACGGCTTGTGAATGATCTTAGGTACTACAGGATATGCAACTCAGCTCTACCTGAGGGCTCTGTCAAGTTGTGA
- the LOC144434909 gene encoding exportin-6-like isoform X1, producing the protein MYSIMASEDESNLKALEALMTEFFAPSTTNERKREIEELLNNFSAQSGAWQHCFYFLAHTGNEYVMMYCLTVFENVINRTWIGVPMQDKLEIRNNLSKLLLSHHKTVPAFVRNKLVKVLVDIGRLDWPHYYPDFFTEIFHLIQQPSTQALGLIVLQTTSEELACPREDLSVARKEELHSLLLQQVPTILSLLTGTLESVLDKHRQLVTTATPPPSPTHGDSDSNSPTSHKSFAMFSTSPLQSGNILNSMFQSGSSKMNMAPLPPLDQDSEQLSGLALNCLNHLFSWIPLSTNITPSLLTTIFQFASFGCDINTVQNNPASASRRSSFSKTGSSTLGVLAMCCINEIMSKNCVPAEFEEFLLRMFQQTFQLLQRLTKDTTAQSVGNKLAELDESYVEKFTEFLRLFVSVHLRRFEGNSQFPLLELLALLFKYTFKQPTHEGFFACLDIWTVFIEYLLNENRSRTTEKEDRINRYKDALVSLMSEILRKLQFRYNQSQLEEMDDDTLDDDCETEWQHFLRQCVEVIARVAELLPSEAFSLMYPPFHEYSDVYLGLQMHVVDAVGGGKRINITAENECRRLHCTLRDLSSLLQALGRHADHFIADKFADRIQDAMSLVDRLCQVAIYGSNMKLYEMQTPIPTVLRPDFIEVHAQALAALQAFNQWIAQFYLEIQRQGKEQDQFVTMVTTMVEALTQLLGKGVSQVPDKITLSAAHLFLSIATSIRPAFLIQLPNVQKLFNDVSGGSLTTLPTEIQMLVCRALSNILILPWPNIAEADQQWGPRSANHMNYIKRLTDQYRSIKTAPHFSEDKRLQEQAKPCIKKTLAILIDLVESVSGEVTKTKQICYSSLQDSIQFTISIFPLYIRQPDVVEEILSFFLAVFQSLRVQMGVSFTEQAIQTFMNFFTREQLADTILNDGSTGCRIVEKFLRILQILVQEPGSASKRFLPSIITLCMDQIYPIIAERSSPDIKCVLFELLHLLLLYNWRYFFRTSILDSLQSGNENMENQPQFIAIMQAFGQSFLQPDIAIFKQNLEALETLNAKWKLYYKKFFRELMLLQFLNVLLQVLVHKSHDLLQEEIMITIYNMASVDFDAFYSNFLHQFLSSCDSLNDSQKTILGSNFSIDKDLPSFTQSLRRLVNDLRYYRICNSALPEGSVKL; encoded by the exons ATGTACAGCATTATG GCTTCTGAAGATGAGTCTAATCTGAAAGCCTTAGAGGCTTTGATGACAGAGTTCTTTGCACCATCGACTACAAATGAAAGGAAACGAGAGATTG AGGAGCTACTGAATAATTTTAGTGCTCAGAGTGGAGCATGGCAGCACTGTTTTTATTTCCTGGCTCATACTGGCAATGAGTATGTTATGATGTATTGTTTGACAGTGTTTGAG AATGTTATTAACAGAACCTGGATAGGAGTTCCAATGCAAGACAAGTTAGAAATCCGAAACAACTTGTCAAAGTTGCTTTTGTCTCATCATAAAACAGTACCTGCCTTTGTGAGGAATAAATTAGTGAAAGTACTGGTGGACATTGGAAGACTGGACTGGCCACATTATTATCCTGATTtctttactgaaatatttcat TTAATTCAACAACCAAGTACACAAGCGTTAGGTTTGATAGTATTACAGACAACGTCAGAAGAATTGGCTTGTCCAAGAGAAGACCTTAGTGTGGCCAGGAAAGAGGAGCTGCATTCTTTGTTGTTACAGCAAGTACCAACTATACTCAGTTTACTCACAG GTACCCTTGAATCTGTATTAGATAAACACCGTCAGCTGGTAACAACTGCAACACCCCCACCCTCACCTACTCATGGAGACTCTGACTCTAATAGTCCTACAAGTCACAAGTCATTTGCAATGTTCAGTACATCGCCATTACAGTCAGGCAA TATACTTAACAGCATGTTTCAGTCAGGAAGCAGTAAAATGAACATGGCACCACTTCCTCCACTAGATCAAGATAGTGAACAACTGAGTGGCTTGGCACTGAACTGTTTAAATCATCTGTTTAGTTGGATTCCATTATCTACAAATATTACACCATCACTCCTGacaacaatatttcaatttgcaAGTTTTGGTTGCGATATCAATACGGTACAGAACAATCCAGCTTCGGCTAGCAGACGTTCTAGTTTTAGCAAAACGGGTAGTTCAACGTTAGGGGTGTTAGCTATGTGCTGTATCAATGAAATCATGTCTAAGAACTGTGTCCCAGCTGAATTTGAGGAGTTTCTGCTACGGATGTTTCAACAGACATTTCAATTACTACAGAGATTAACTAAGGATACAACAGCCCAGTCTGTTGGTAATAAACTAGCTGAATTAGATGAAAG CTACGTTGAAAAGTTTACAGAATTTTTACGGTTATTTGTGAGTGTGCACTTGAGAAGATTTGAGGGAAATTCTCAGTTTCCTCTTTTAGAATTACTGGCTTTACTCTTCaagtacacattcaaacag CCAACACATGAAGGTTTCTTTGCCTGTCTGGATATATGGACAGTGTTTATTGAGTATTTACTGAATGAAAACAGGTCAAGAACAACGGAGAAAGAAGACAGAATTAACAG GTACAAGGATGCACTGGTTAGTTTAATGAGTGAAATTCTACGGAAGTTACAATTCAGGTATAACCAATCACAGTTGGAAGAAATGGATGACGACACACTTGATGATGAT tGTGAAACAGAGTGGCAGCATTTCTTAAGACAGTGTGTGGAGGTGATAGCAAGGGTAGCCGAACTCTTACCAAGTGAAGCATTCAGTTTGATG TATCCACCATTTCATGAATACTCGGATGTCTATTTAGGTCTTCAAATGCATGTTGTTGATGCTGTTGGTGGGG GTAAAAGAATCAATATCACAGCTGAAAACGAGTGTCGTAGGTTGCATTGTACATTACGAGATTTGTCTTCCCTGCTGCAAGCATTGGGTCGTCATGCCGACCATTTCATAGCTGACAAGTTTGCAGACAGAATACAAGATGCCATGTCATTGGTTGACAG GCTATGTCAAGTTGCTATCTATGGCTCCAACATGAAACTTTATGAAATGCAAACACCAATACCAACTGTACTAAGACCAGATTTCATTGAAGT ACATGCCCAGGCACTGGCTGCACTCCAGGCTTTCAATCAGTGGATAGCTCAGTTTTATCTAGAGATACAAAGACAAGGAAAGGAGCAAGATcaatttgttaccatggttaccacaATGGTAGAAGCACTTACACAGCTTCTTGGCAAAGGGGTAAGTCAG GTCCCTGACAAAATAACCCTGTCAGCTGCACATCTCTTCCTATCCATAGCAACCAGTATACGACCAGCATTCCTCATTCAACTACCCAATGTACAGAAACTATTCAATGATGTCAGTGGTGGTTCACTCACAACTTTACCAACAGAG ATCCAGATGTTAGTATGTAGGGCACTATCCAACATTCTGATACTACCCTGGCCTAATATAGCAGAGGCAGACCAACAGTGGGGTCCTAGATCAGCCAATCATATGAATTATATCAAAAGATTGACAGATCAGTACAGGTCTATAAAGACAGCCCCTCATTTCAGTGAAGATAAACGATTGCAGGAACAAG CCAAACCTTGCATAAAGAAGACCTTAGCCATTCTGATAGACCTGGTGGAATCAGTCAGTGGTGAAGTGACAAAGACCAAACAGATCTGTTACAGCTCCTTACAAGACTCCATTCAGTTTACTATATCAATATTTCCACTCTACATCAGGCAACCAG atgTTGTTGAAGAAATCTTGAGTTTTTTCCTGGCTGTGTTTCAGTCTCTGAGAGTTCAAATGGGTGTATCTTTTACAGAACAAGCCATACAGACATTTATGAATTTTTTCACAAG AGAACAGCTAGCAGACACAATATTAAATGATGGAAGTACAGGATGCCGGATTGTGGAAAA gTTCTTGAGAATTTTGCAGATTTTAGTTCAGGAGCCGGGTTCTGCCAGTAAAAGATTTCTACCCAGCATAATTACCCTGTGTATGGACCAAATCTATCCCATCATAGCAGAG CGTTCTTCACCAGACATCAAGTGTGTGTTGTTTGAATTACTACATTTATTACTACTGTATAATTGGAGGTATTTCTTCAGGACTTCAATACTTGATAGCCTTCAGTCTGGCAATGAAAACATGGAGAATCAACCACAGTTTATTGCCATCATGCAG GCCTTTGGACAGTCATTCCTACAGCCAGATATTGCAATATTTAAGCAGAACCTGGAAGCTTTAGAAACTCTGAATGCTAAGTGGAAACTGTATTACAAG aaattttttCGTGAGTTGATGCTGCTACAATTCTTGAACGTCCTTCTACAAGTACTAGTACATAAATCTCACGATTTGCTCCAAGAGGAAATCATGATTACTATTTACAATATGGCATCCGTTGACTTTGATGCTTTCTATAGCAACTTCCTTCATCAGTTCCTGTCATCGTGTGATAGTTTAAATGACAGTCAGAAAACTATCTTGGGATCAAACTTTAGCATTGACAAG gACTTACCTTCATTCACACAGAGTTTGAGACGGCTTGTGAATGATCTTAGGTACTACAGGATATGCAACTCAGCTCTACCTGAGGGCTCTGTCAAGTTGTGA